The following is a genomic window from Adhaeribacter radiodurans.
AAATATATACATTCCTCAAAAAGTTAGGGAAAAGAAAATAGTTAAAGAACTCAAGATATGGGGAAATGAAAATAAAACACTTTTCCAAGTTGATAGAAAAACATATATAGAAAAATGCATTAAGTATTTTAACCTAAAATATCCTGATTTAAATTTAGACACTTCTGATTTTGATGAAGTAATTAAGGAAAACTCTGGAGTCGAATCATTTGAAAATTTCACTTTAGAGGAACTAAAAGAGTTAATAGAAAAATATCTTGATGATGCTAAAAAATATTTTGAAGAAGAGCAAAAGATGAAGGTGTTAGAACATTTCAAAGAGAAATCCTTCCTCAAGTTTTCTAGAGCTCCTATTAGATACAATCCCACTGATTTAGATGATTATGAGGTTAAGAAGATTCTAAATGAAATTGATATAAAATTCATTAAACCTATAAATGAAATAATTATTCAAATATGTGTTAAAGAATTCTTGGATAAAAAGGAATTTGATTTAACTATACTTGAAGCTTTAAATTTTAGAAATTGCAAAAGCTGTTTCAGCGACTTTAACAGGGAAATAGAATCTAAATCCAAAGTTCACTTTATTGATAAGGTAAAGATTTAAAGTGTAACACCTTTGTCTTAGTTCTGTATATTAGTAGTTTAAGCCTCATTGCATAGAACTCAAATGAATATTCAGATGACAAAGAATGTTGTTACATTTATTCTTAATCATGGTAGAAGGATTTTTAACATCAATAAACTTGAAGGTAAACCAGAACTTGTTCAAGGAAAGATCTTATTAATGTGGGCGGATTTAGTAAGTTATTCCTTTTTTCTTAATATAAATCCAAATCAGATTAATGATGGAGTAAAACAATTAATAAAGATTGAAATAGCTTATTTACAAAAAGCTAATGATTTTTTAAACTCCCTTATTGAGTTTAGTCCTTTTGGACGAAGGGAGAACAAATTGCAAAAAATTTATAATCAGCTAATCCAAGAAAGGTTAGTTAAAATACTTGATTTAAGCCATCCAGCCATAATTAACTACAAGGAGTTTATTTCCCAAAAACCTGAATATGATAAAGAACTTATAGAAGAATCTTGGATAAAAACTTTTGATTTAGATAATAAAACAAAACTAAAATATTCTGCTGATCCAAAGTACTTAATCAATGGATTTACTTATTTAATAAGGATTGGTGTTATTGAGTTAGATGACATAGAATCTTTTGTTTATGCAAACTTTAACTTTTCCAATAGATACAAATTGCCTAATTTTACTAAAGAATATAACTTTAATTGGAAAGGAAAAGTAAAAAATAGTTTCCCTCAATTATTAGGACAGTTGAAAGAAAGAAGAAATATAACTTCTACTTATGAGGAAATTGTTGACTTCGTACTTCAATATATTAAAATAGCAAGAGATAGCGCATATCAATACGCTACTCAGAAGCAAAAACTTAGTAAAAATAATCTTCTTGATTATAAGCCATTTACCCCTGACTCTCGCTACCAAATTTACTAACCCCCCTATATTTATACATTAATCTATTTAACCTTTCGGCTATAATCAAAATTTATAGCTAATGGAACAACTTATTTTAATCCCTTTAAGGCTAAAGGACTTCAAGCAAATTATTAAAGATTGTATTGCTGAAACTAGCTTAATTCAACCTCAACAAGAGAAAGAAATCCCTAATGACAAGCTTACCCAAAAAGAAGCGGCTTCTCAGCTTGGTATAAGTGAGGCTACTTTAATTGATTGGAAAAAGAAAGGGTTAATACCTTATCACCAATTACCCAAAACCAGACGAGTTTTTTTTCTTAAATCAGAACTCAAACTGGTTACCTCCCAAAATCCCCAACTTCTAAAAGCTGCAAGGAGGTAACGTTATGGAAACCAATAAAAAACCATCTAAAAAGCCATGTGCATCCTCTAAACCTGCTCCGAATGTAATTCCAACAAAAGTAGTCAAAACTGGGTTTAAGGATTCTTTAAAATCTAACAATCAGGAAAAGTGTAAAAGCGTACCTAGCCCTGATTGTTCCCCTAAAAAGGTTTCTCTTGATAAATTAGAAATAACTTCGGAATTAGGTTCCGAAGTTATTGTGTTTGATAGAAGTTGTGAGTACAACAGGGAGAAACTAACTAAGAGAGCCAGGGCGAAATTTTTCAATAATAATATAGCAATTGCTTTAGCTAACTTAAAAACTTCTTTAAAGGATAAATATTGGGATACCTTTCATTGCTCCCATAGGATTATAGTTAGTGGCACAGAGGCAAAATCTAAATTTTGTAAAAATAGATGGTGCTTAATCTGTAACAGAATCCGAACTGCTCAACTTATCCAGAAGTACGGTCTTACCTTAGATTCTTGGAAGGAAAAGGTATTTCTTACGCTTACGGTTAAAAACTGTACTGCCGAAAAGTTGAAAGATACTTTAGATAAAATGCATAAGTATTTTACTGAAATCAAAGATTCAGAAAGAAAAGCAGGTCGGAACCTAATAGGTATAAGAAAACTGGAAATAACTTATAATAGAACCGAAAATACCTATCACCCTCATTTCCATTTTGTCCTTGAAAGTGGCTTATCTGCTGAGAGCATAATTGAAAAATGAATTTTCAAGTTTAATGAAGGAGTTTGCAAGCAAACTTTAAAAAGCCTAATGACTTGCATCCAGAATAAAGTAAATAGTGGCATTTCCAAAAGTAAGTATATCCAGTTAGAGGAATTTAGGGAGTTCAGAAAACAACTAACTGCAGATCCACAATTCCAAGATTTCAAGAAAGCTGATGAGAAATCTGTAAAGGAGCTTTTTAAATACTTTACTAAACTCACTTCTAATTCTTCAAAAGATAAATTTATTACGCCGGCTGCACTAGATACTATTTTTCAAAATCTTACCAATAGACGAGCATTCCAGCCTTTTGGGTTTGTTGCCCATCAAGAGATGAAACCCTCAGAAAACAAAACAAATGATAAAACAGAAGCTTGGGTAGATGAAGTAGAATTTGAATGGATGGAAAATTTTTCCAATTGGGTAAATACTCAAACTGGCGAAATACTTTCTGACTTTCAGCCAAGTGAATGTGATTTAAAAAGAAAAGGAGCAGTAAAGTAATGGATTCAATATATGTCTATAAAGATCACTTAGTATATAACCCTTCTAATCTATTATTTACCATTGTTCAGGATTCTATTAGATTTGAGCGTTTTAAAATAATAGCAATCTATTTGGAAGGAGATTATATAGGAACGTATAGGATTGTTGAAAAAGAGGTATTTTCAGTAGGAGAACTCTCAAAAATGCTTTCATACTTAATTTTCGGTTCTTTGCTTTCTTTAGGAATAAAAAGCTTAAAAGACTTAAGAATAAAAGGGAGATTGTCAGATAAAACCAAAATGGCATTTGTTTGTCTACAATTTATCGAGTACCAAAAAAAATACTCACACTAATTAAGTCTAGGTAATTTAGATAATAAAAAAAGGTCTAAGAATTGAATGGCTAAGTAAGTTGTTCAATTCTTAGACCTTTTTAATAAGTCTTACTGAAACCGTAACTATAAAAGATCTAAATGGTTATGCTAGAACCGTTATTGCCCTATTTTTTAATTCTTTACACATTTCTAAACAATCAGACACTATTGTGTTTGCTTCTTCAGGTTCCAAGCTTTGTTGTACACGACCTTGCTCTAAAAACTTATGAGCATAAGCCCCCCTTGCATTAGCTAGTTTTTCTAATGAATTTGTCCAGTTTACATTTTCTGGAATATCTATAGACACAGGCATTAATAATTTCCGCAAATATTTTGAAGATACCCCATGATTATTAAAGATTTCTTGTGAAAAGGTAGCCTTCAAATCATTTAATATTCTTCTATTATAATCAAAAACCTTTTCAACTGTCGGCTCTAAATCCTTTTCTAAATAATTAGAATAATTTCCCTTAAAATGCATTAATGTTATTAAAGGTTTAGAAACTCTTGATTCAGTTAAATACCTTTTTATACATTTTGACATTACTTGTAGGGAAATTATTTCTACAAATTCCTCAAAAGCAGCATGGCAAAGAATACAATAAGATTTTACATCTAGATCGTATTCATCTGGTGAAGCTAAAGAATTTTCTAAATGAGCATTAATAAATTTTGATTTAATTCCATTGATGTATTCTTCCAACTGATTAAAAACTTCATTAAAGTCCATATAATTACACTACTTGAATGGATTGATATTTATTTCTTTTCCAAATGAGGTGTTAATAAGACTTTCAAACTTACTATAGCGAATTTTGTAGCTTTCAATCGTTTTTGTAGTTGATTCTATAGAACTTCTAAATTCTGGATCTCCGACACACAATCTTCTAAAATCATTCACAAATGTATTTTCTGGATTTATAACATTAGCCTCCATCTTAGAAAAATAAAAAATTTGAACCTCAAAAAGAACTCTATTAAATCGAGATTCAAAACCATCAGCCGTTGCCTTTCTACCTATTTTTTTATAATCCCCAAAAAGAATTTTAAGAAATTCAATACTTTTGTTAATGCTGATATATACTTGACTAATATCTCTATTCAATTCAGCCCAATTATCATTTATTAATGCCATTTTTTCATCAAGAAACTTTTTCAAGTTACCTTGATAGGAAGAAGAATATAAACAGAATGCAAAAAGTCTTAATAATATTTCTGTGTCTCTAAGTCTTTTATCAGGACCTTCAAGATTTAAAACAGAATGAAGTGGTTGTTTTGTATCTGTAACACTAACTAGGTAGTTAGAAAATTCACCTCTATTAAGTACTTGCCGTAGCTCTTGAGTTGAAAGAGGCACAGAACCTGAATTTAACCGATAAAATATATCATATAAAATATCATTTTTCTTAAAATTCGTAATTATTGTACAACGTAATGATGCATTATGGAATTCTCTTAGCTCATTTGAGAGGCTTGCTTCACTTTCCATGTCATTATATGTTACATTATTTAAGTCGGAACGAATCTTTAATAATACAAGCTTAGGCTTAACCCAATATTCGTACGCTTCATGTTCAACGAATCCTGCTAAGGTTAGAAGTCGCTGCTTCCCATCTATAACAATAAATGATTTTTTCTTTTTGGGATCTTCTGCAAGAACTATTTCGGGTATAGGATACCCTATTAAAATTGATTCAATTAATTTACTTCTTTTTTCATCTGTCCATGCATTTCTTCTTTGGAACTTAGGATTAAGATCTATATTTCCATTTTTTATTTGAGAGCATATTGTCTCAATTGTCCAATCTCTAGAATAAACAACAATATCTGCAGGATTAAATTCTTCAATATCTTCTGCAATTTCCTGATTGTCCCTTAATATCTCTTCTTCGAAATCTTCTTCTGCCATATTTAAATTTATTATTATAAATCTTTATAAAATTGGTTTTCAATTACCAAAGCACAGGTAAAAGGTAACTATAATAAATAAACTATTCAAAATATAAGTTTTAGCAATTACTTAGGCAGGATTGAAAGGACTGAAGTTTACCTTTCCGAATTTTAAATAAAAGTGACACCAAATCTGACACCTAAAAAAGTAAAAACCCTTGCAAATCAGAGACTTACAAGGGTTTAAAGTACCAGGGGCGGGACTTGAACCCGCACGTCCTAATGGACACAAGATTTTAAGTCTTGCGTGTCTACCAGTTTCACCACCCCGGCATGGACGGCTTGCGCCGGTCCAATTCTATAAAGAAAAGACGTTGCGGGCGCAACGTCTCTTGAAGGATTTCTTCTTTCGAGCGAAAGACGGGGTTCGAACCCGCGACCTCGACCTTGGCAAGGTCGCGCTCTACCAACTGAGCTACTTTCGCTTTTCTGATTCGTTTTATTGAATTAGTGATGCAAATTTAAGCACTAATTTTCATTTGTCAAGTACCAAATTAAAAAAAATTTACTAATCCCTTCTTCTTCCTGATTATCAGCTTCATTATTTCTTATTTAACGCAACAAAACAGGTAATTAATCAGAAAAACGCTCACGAAACAATTTTAATTTGGTTCCGGTAACAAGAAAACTGACGAAAAGAACCTGTTTTTAAATTTTGCCTTACCAGAGTCAACCACCCCTGCCCTCCTAATCTTAGGAAGGGAGTTTTTTAAATAAACCTTCCCCTAAGTAATAAATTTATTTTATAGGAAAAAAGTTACAGATAATTTTACCAGTTTTTGGTTTTAGGCCCTTTTAGCGTTCCGGTGGGGCGAAGCCACAGTTCCGCAGCGGAGCGAGGAAAGGTTCGCTAAACCGCCCTAAAAGCAAAAACGAGGCCCGCCAGCCTTGAGGCCATACCATAGCGCTTGTAGAAAGTAATTACTCCCCAAAGCCCCGCCAAGCAGGTTCAGATACAGAACTACTCAAAATAATCACCTTTTAAAAGTAAAAATTTAAACTTCGGAAGAAAAAACTACTTCTTACCCGGTACTTGCTGCTCGTCTACCAGCATTTTCAGTTCGTTTAATTTTAATAAAGCTTCTACCGGCGTAATGGTATTAATGTCTAGTTTTTGGAAAATTTCACGCAGGCGCACCATGGCCGGATCATTCAACTCAAACATGTTCAATTGGTATTGCTGTTTAGGCAGATTTTTTAAATTTTGATCAGGATTCTGCCGGATTTTATCTTCTTCTAGGTGGTGCATAATGGTGCTGGCACGCAGAACCACGGTGTTAGGCATACCCGCCATTTGCGCCACATGAATCCCGAAGCTATGTTCGCTCCCACCGGGTTTAAGCTGGCGCATAAACAATATTTTACCTCCGGTTTCTTTTACACTCACGTTAAAATTGCGCACCCGCGGTAGTTCTTCGGCCAGTTGGTTTAGTTCGTGGTAATGGGTAGCAAACAAAGTTTTGGCGCGGGATTTCGGGTGGTTGTGCAGGTGCTCCACAATGGCCCAGGCAATAGAAATACCGTCGTAGGTGCTGGTACCCCGACCAATTTCGTCCATTAAAACTAAACTGCGCTCTGATAAATTATTTAAAATACTGGCGGTTTCGGTCATTTCCACCATAAAAGTACTCTCGCCCCGGCTTAAATTATCCGAAGCACCTACCCGGGTAAATATTTTATCGATAATGCCCAC
Proteins encoded in this region:
- a CDS encoding helix-turn-helix domain-containing protein; this translates as MEQLILIPLRLKDFKQIIKDCIAETSLIQPQQEKEIPNDKLTQKEAASQLGISEATLIDWKKKGLIPYHQLPKTRRVFFLKSELKLVTSQNPQLLKAARR
- a CDS encoding protein rep, with protein sequence METNKKPSKKPCASSKPAPNVIPTKVVKTGFKDSLKSNNQEKCKSVPSPDCSPKKVSLDKLEITSELGSEVIVFDRSCEYNREKLTKRARAKFFNNNIAIALANLKTSLKDKYWDTFHCSHRIIVSGTEAKSKFCKNRWCLICNRIRTAQLIQKYGLTLDSWKEKVFLTLTVKNCTAEKLKDTLDKMHKYFTEIKDSERKAGRNLIGIRKLEITYNRTENTYHPHFHFVLESGLSAESIIEK
- a CDS encoding HEPN domain-containing protein, with protein sequence MDFNEVFNQLEEYINGIKSKFINAHLENSLASPDEYDLDVKSYCILCHAAFEEFVEIISLQVMSKCIKRYLTESRVSKPLITLMHFKGNYSNYLEKDLEPTVEKVFDYNRRILNDLKATFSQEIFNNHGVSSKYLRKLLMPVSIDIPENVNWTNSLEKLANARGAYAHKFLEQGRVQQSLEPEEANTIVSDCLEMCKELKNRAITVLA
- a CDS encoding DUF262 domain-containing protein, with the protein product MAEEDFEEEILRDNQEIAEDIEEFNPADIVVYSRDWTIETICSQIKNGNIDLNPKFQRRNAWTDEKRSKLIESILIGYPIPEIVLAEDPKKKKSFIVIDGKQRLLTLAGFVEHEAYEYWVKPKLVLLKIRSDLNNVTYNDMESEASLSNELREFHNASLRCTIITNFKKNDILYDIFYRLNSGSVPLSTQELRQVLNRGEFSNYLVSVTDTKQPLHSVLNLEGPDKRLRDTEILLRLFAFCLYSSSYQGNLKKFLDEKMALINDNWAELNRDISQVYISINKSIEFLKILFGDYKKIGRKATADGFESRFNRVLFEVQIFYFSKMEANVINPENTFVNDFRRLCVGDPEFRSSIESTTKTIESYKIRYSKFESLINTSFGKEININPFK